The Phoenix dactylifera cultivar Barhee BC4 chromosome 12, palm_55x_up_171113_PBpolish2nd_filt_p, whole genome shotgun sequence genome includes the window CCTTGAAATCTATGAGATAATGCACTTTTAGGATAAAATTTAAAAAGGCGGGTAGGGCCAAATCTTGATTAATGGGAATCCTTCCTGCTTTGTTGTCATCGACCTGTTATGATGAGCGGTTCAGCAGGAACTGTTTGTTCTTATTACTACTGCTTGAGCAGGTGAAGTCCTTTGGAGATGAAGCCAGCATAGAGACTGCACCTACCTCCTGATACTAAcagttgaacttgaaacttagtCCATAGTTGGTATTAGGGGTTTATTGTTGTGGATTTGTCTTTGTGTTGGTAGTCTACCTACTGCTTGCCTCTTGTATATTATGGATGTAATCTGTAAATTTATATGACCGATTTGTTGGAGCATGTAACCTTGGTAACATTCGATGGTCCATTTCATCTTCCAGAGGAATACAGATCAACGAAGCTTTGAAAATGCAAATGGAGGTTCAGAAGCGGCTCCACGAACAGCTTGAGGTTTGTGAATCTACCAATTCTAGCTGTTGCTCATTTATCTTGATTGGCTTTCGGTTTTCCTTGGCTCAAAATGCAACATTTGGTTAGGTTCATAATCAGGTTCGACTTGATTGTCATTGCCAGCGGAAATTGCATGACAGATGCTTATACATGCAAATCTAagtaatttttatttaatatctgTTGCCCTCTTATATTCATTCTATACCTTTCATCCCTGCATTGCCACTGTGAAGTCTTTTAGGTCCCCATGGTCTTGTAGAGCCTCCGAGATCTCAATTCACTTATGTTGGCTTGGTACTTTGTGGCACTTCAAGACGAGCTCACCATCGTAATGTTTGACTTCCACGTCAAGTTTATCTGTACATTTTCAATCATTTTAGGTCCAAAGACAGTTACAGCTGAGAATTGAAGCTCAGGGGAGGTACCTAGAGAAAATCATCGACGAGCAGCAGAAGCTAAGTGGTGCACTTAAAGCCCCTGGGGAAGAACAAAACCCCTCGCCGTCTCCATCAGCTTCGCAGGACTGCCTTGGTGACCCTTCTTCTCCACTCAAGAAACAAAGGATTGCTGATCAGTCACCAGACCCAACCCATGAAATGCCTCCACCAGAGTCCAAGCCTCATTTCATTGGTCAGTAAGATCAGGAATTGTATGAAAGTAATgttgcttgtttttcttttgacttggGGTCAGAATTTAAAGAGGGTGGAAATAATTGTGAGCAGCAGGAACAGCAGTTTGTGGGGGCTACTGCTGACAAAAGTTGAAATGGTGGTCCAAAGCAAAGAGCTCTCGATCAGTCTCTGGACCTGCCCCCATTATATTGCTTCATCCGCACTGGAATGTGTAATCTTTCGTGATTGATGTGCTGTTCATGCTTGCATTGTACAATTCATGCACTCTCGGCCATTTGTAATTATATCCAGTATCTAGTATAAGTACCTgttcactatatatatatatatatatatatatatatatatatatatatatatatatatatatatttatatatcccTCATACTGATATGGTAATAGTATTTGTAATGGAGGCTAAGATTAGATGCCAATTGTGCACTCCCATGTGAAGGTAGTAGTAAGAAGTTTATGGTCAGGCTAGTTTCTATGGGTTCATTGGAGCTGGTGCGGTAGCTTCGTTGTGCACGCGTTCAGCATGTTGATCGGTGAAACCAGCAGTATTCCTTCTTCTAGTTGGTCATCCATGGGGATGAGGATAGGAAGAGCAGAGCATTAAGGCTTCGTTTGGTTGTTTTCCAGTGAAATGAAAATTTGAAAGAAGAAATCAAAGAGCAAATTTAGAGTCAATTTATTTCAAAAGAACCCTACTGGTGGATTGGGATAACTCAACCATAATCCAAGTCCTAATTCCTATTGACACTCCAACCCCTAGGGATTTTAATAATCTTTCCCTTCGTTTCCTCTCCACCGAAACGAAGTCTGAATCGCTTTTATAATTTTCATGCAGGAATCATCACTCGGAGCCAACCAATTTTATGGCGAGCCAATAATTTTGGGCTTATCTGCAGCACTTTAACCACTCTGCTCTTTCCAACTGCATTACTTTAACTACTCTGCACATCTTCAAGCAAAAGCCTGAATGGCTTTTATAATTTTCATGCAGGAATCATCACTTGGAGACAAACAATTTTATGGTAGAGCCAATAATTTTGGGCTTATCTGCAGCACTTTAATCGCTCTGCTCTTTCCAACTGCATCACTTTAACTAACTCTGCACATCTTCAAGCAAAAGCCTGAATGGCTTTTATAATTTTCATGCAGGAAGCATCATTTTCAGTCAACCAGTTTTAAGTTGAGCCCAGAATTTTGGGCTTATCTGCATCACTGTAACTACTTTGCAGATCTTCAAACAAAGCCTGAATGGCTTTTATAATTTTCACGCAGGAAGCATCATTGGCAGTCAACCAATTTTATGGTGAGCCAATAAATTTGGGTTTATCTGCATCACTTAACAACTCTGCTCTTTCCAACTGCATCACTTTAACTACTCTGCACATCTTCAAACAAAGCTTGAATGGCTTTTATAATTTTCAAGCTGGAAGCATCATTTTAGTCAAACAATTTTATGGTGAGCCAATAATTTTGGGCTCATCTGCACTACTTTAACAACTTTGCTCTTTCCAACTGCACCACTTCAACAGTTCTGCACATCTTTTGCCTTTTTGCCAGAAAAAGATGGTGGTGCAGGAGAAAGTTTCAAAAGCAATTCCACTCTGGGGTTGGTGGGGGTTCACATGACTTTGCATGACAAGCTACAGGAAATGATAAACTTTAAACAGATTTATATATCCTAACCCAAATCCAATCTAATAAGAAAAGCCCCCTGAATTCATTTATGACAAACATCAAGCAGATTTGGTACAAATCTTTATAGATCTTCCAGAAACCATGTAAACTACGTAGAAGCTTCACATACATGCACCATGAGATACGAAGATGATAGAATGAGATAGTCTTGATTGAAATCGGTGTGATCGAGAACAGCaagaaaatcttttctttttagttgGTCAAAGTTTCTTGATAAAGGATTAATGTCAAAAGAACCAACATCTTGATTTATTTTGACTTACGTAGATATGTTTACCGCACTGCTGTCTTAATAAAAGCTGGGGTACCAAAACTAGCAAACTCTCAGTTATTAattaaaaacttaaaaaaaacacAGCCATTACTTTTCACTGTTCACACTTTCCTCTTCAATTCATCTCTCACCAacactctctctcccccctttgAGATCtcggaaaccctaaccctaatttcTCCGAGACCCTTGCCGCGATCGATGGCCGTTGCCCCTGGGGTCGCGGCCCGAGCCCTAGCCCTAGCCGTGGCCATCGTCCTCCTCGCATCCCGGGCCGCTTCCAACTCCGAGGGCGACGCGCTGTTCGCCCTCCGCCGGAGCCTATCCGACCCCGACAACGTTCTCGAGAGCTGGGATCCCACGCTCGTCAACCCTTGTACCTGGTTCCACATCACCTGCAACCAGGACAACCGCGTCACCAGAGTGTAcgcctcttcttcttgttctcctCCTCCCTGTTCTTCTCATCCTTCCTCCAATTGGTTGTCTTTTTTCTCCACGATCCAATCCCCTTTGATTGGATTCAAGGAGTGATGTTCTATTGAGAAAAGGGGGGTTCTTGATGGAAGAATTTGCATTTGATAACATGATTAATGATTCTAGCTCCCTTCAACTCATGGATTATTGTTAAACCCCTTGTTCTGCATTGAATTAAGGGAAATATCATTTTTTGAACATATTGTATGCCCAAAGTTGCTACTTTTCAAATGAAAATTGCTTAGATGAAGAATTCGTATTTTCTTACATGATAAAAGATTCTACTTCCGTCaatttcttgattttttatatTGA containing:
- the LOC103705023 gene encoding myb family transcription factor PHL7-like isoform X2; translated protein: MTASLMQSHSSVDQIVGATPKGVLRVMGVPGITIYHVKSHLQKYRLAKYLPESPADGSKDEKKDSADTLSSMDSASGIQINEALKMQMEVQKRLHEQLEVQRQLQLRIEAQGRYLEKIIDEQQKLSGALKAPGEEQNPSPSPSASQDCLGDPSSPLKKQRIADQSPDPTHEMPPPESKPHFIGQ